The nucleotide sequence GGCTCTCTGGAAGAAGTCGAAGGCCGGGACCGCCGCCGAGACAACGAAAGTCGGGCCAAAAAGAACGGCAAAGTCTCCGATAAGATTTTGCTCGACACCAGCGCCATCATTGACGGACGCATCGCCGACATCAGCCAGACGGGCTTCGTCAATGGCACGCTCCTGGTGCCGCGCTTTGTGCTGGAGGAACTGCAACATATCGCCGACTCGGCTGATACCCTGCGCCGCAACCGGGGTCGGCGCGGGCTGGACATCCTCAACCGGCTGCAAAAAGAAACCAACATCCCCGTTGAGATCTCCGATAACGACATTGATGGGATCGTCGAGGTAGACGCCAAGCTGGTCAAAATGGCCCGCAACCTGCACTGCCCCATCATCACCAACGACTTTAACCTCAACCGCGTGGCCGAGCTTCAGGGCGTCAAAGTCCTCAATATCAATGAACTGGCAAACGCCGTCAAGCCCGTTCTGCTGCCTGGCGAAGAGATGCTGGTCAAGATCATTCAGGACGGCAAAGAGCTTGGTCAGGGCGTTGGCTATCTTGATGATGGCACGATGATCGTCGTAGAGGGTGGCCGCCAGCACATGAACAGCACCGTCGAAGTCACCGTGACGCGCGTGCTGCAAACGGTGGCTGGCCGGATGATTTTCGCCCACCCCAAAGGCAGCCCATCGAAGAAGTAGCCAGGCAGAAAGTGACGCGGAATGAGCAGCGAGCGCGGGCGCGCGAGCGCCCACCGCCAAAGGCGCAAACGGGTGGCCGCCGTCATTGTCGCGGCAGGCAGCAGCCAGCGCATGCAAGGCATCAACAAAACCTGGGCTAGCCTGGGCGGGAAGCCGCTCCTGGCCCACAGCATCGCTGTCTTCGAGCAATCCGGGCTGATTGATGATCTGGTCGTCGTACTGGCAAAAGAGGCGCTGATCGAGGGCAAACGGCGGCGCGAGCAAGAGGGCTGGGGAGCAATGTGCTGCTTCACGCCCGGCGGCGCCCGGCGGCGCGACTCTGCGCTGGCCGGACTGGAGGCGCTTGCGCCTGCTCCCGACTATGTGCTGATTCACGATGGGGCGCGGCCATTCATCACCACGACGCTGATCGAGCAAGGGCTGGCTGCCGCTCGACGACACGGTG is from Ktedonobacterales bacterium and encodes:
- a CDS encoding PIN domain-containing protein, whose translation is MSAALISRISGAIVAAGLSLGIMWEQNQWGWWWPIVAGIAAACGVIAFIITPYITIYPYRWVRDTIRRASAGDIVAATIGLIVGLIIAALLTLPLSELTFLSLGKVLPFLGALLFGYLGVATAVLQKQELAHLFSGIWTVRQRRAQEREERDREKGDRENRDRESGSLEEVEGRDRRRDNESRAKKNGKVSDKILLDTSAIIDGRIADISQTGFVNGTLLVPRFVLEELQHIADSADTLRRNRGRRGLDILNRLQKETNIPVEISDNDIDGIVEVDAKLVKMARNLHCPIITNDFNLNRVAELQGVKVLNINELANAVKPVLLPGEEMLVKIIQDGKELGQGVGYLDDGTMIVVEGGRQHMNSTVEVTVTRVLQTVAGRMIFAHPKGSPSKK
- the ispD gene encoding 2-C-methyl-D-erythritol 4-phosphate cytidylyltransferase; the encoded protein is MSSERGRASAHRQRRKRVAAVIVAAGSSQRMQGINKTWASLGGKPLLAHSIAVFEQSGLIDDLVVVLAKEALIEGKRRREQEGWGAMCCFTPGGARRRDSALAGLEALAPAPDYVLIHDGARPFITTTLIEQGLAAARRHGAATAAVPVKDTIKRVGPDGLVLETLDRAALWSIQTPQVFAYDLILAAHHTIEPAWDATDDAALVERAGHPVALFMGAYENIKITTPDDLLIAEAMLNRLAKSSALSG